A genomic stretch from bacterium includes:
- a CDS encoding PQQ-binding-like beta-propeller repeat protein, translating to MKSCNFLLLLFLTIFGCGNRPDVIWSFKTGGPIYHSPAVGGNKVIVGSNDQNVYALDVQTGKVIWKTDLGERILMTPLVEENSIYVGSASGYFYHLDGKDGSVRWRFKTGAKLEFDPCADNEGIYFGSHDGNFYKITREGQKLWALETNNVLTSSCTFYKDMVITTAWDSNVYALRRNTGEVVWKNSTKQYNYGIGVVVGDSIFYGTHDAFYRFDATIGKTIFQKKAAYHSHVVALQNFIFTEENGLTKRSLDGQVLKNLRFTPSPEFVPVVVKDYIVTADSVDTLYGISAELEILWKFRAKNSFWSAGALQDGIYYIGNRDTYVYALRLPQ from the coding sequence ATGAAAAGTTGTAATTTCCTGTTGCTCCTGTTTCTTACGATTTTTGGCTGCGGAAATAGACCCGATGTTATTTGGAGCTTCAAAACAGGCGGGCCGATTTACCATTCTCCTGCCGTTGGTGGAAACAAAGTCATTGTTGGCAGCAACGATCAAAATGTTTACGCTCTGGATGTTCAAACCGGAAAAGTAATCTGGAAAACAGATCTCGGAGAACGCATTCTGATGACGCCGCTGGTGGAGGAGAACAGCATTTACGTTGGATCCGCATCCGGTTATTTTTATCATCTGGACGGCAAGGATGGATCTGTTCGGTGGAGATTTAAGACTGGAGCGAAGCTGGAATTCGACCCTTGCGCGGACAATGAAGGCATCTATTTTGGCAGCCATGACGGCAATTTCTACAAGATTACCCGCGAAGGACAAAAACTGTGGGCTTTAGAAACAAATAACGTTCTAACCAGTTCCTGCACATTTTACAAAGACATGGTGATCACGACCGCGTGGGACTCGAACGTCTATGCGTTACGCCGCAATACAGGCGAGGTGGTTTGGAAGAATTCTACGAAGCAATACAATTACGGAATTGGAGTTGTGGTGGGAGATTCAATTTTTTATGGAACGCATGACGCTTTTTACCGCTTCGATGCCACGATCGGAAAAACAATCTTTCAAAAAAAAGCGGCTTACCATAGTCATGTTGTGGCCCTCCAGAATTTCATTTTTACTGAAGAAAATGGTTTGACAAAGAGATCCCTGGACGGTCAGGTTTTAAAGAACTTACGCTTCACTCCCAGTCCGGAATTTGTGCCGGTGGTGGTGAAAGACTACATCGTGACGGCCGATTCCGTAGATACTCTGTATGGAATCTCTGCAGAATTAGAGATTCTTTGGAAGTTTCGCGCAAAAAATTCGTTTTGGTCCGCCGGTGCACTACAAGATGGAATTTACTACATCGGAAACCGGGATACGTACGTCTACGCGCTCCGGCTTCCGCAATAA
- a CDS encoding YfhO family protein produces MKVKSDAVVALLFLLVAILYLSFLIGNELILCAGNQFFLEHPMRFVWLSHFFAGNLPWISNAVSGGIPLWADPNLAIFYPGNVLYLVLPLDQAWNVSLIFHLFWGAGAMYWLCRREFSLPVAASLTGAFTFLLSSSALGALNSSEVLITSSWLPWILGLVYSGLQQSIRRTMIASVALACQWLAGFTFVQAFTFLLVCITLVIVYLRARDRIVFLRFLLLIVSTLMIAAIQWIPAVLWIPHSNAELGFAQPDWKLLPYFGVISGSLFLIGLRDRVVWCALIVILVDWVLFGGSPVFATFLAMGAAIGAAQLFRKFHTPVLKLIPALVVVELLIANLQVPQMVSLSKIRKVPPEVTQIPELRRWNLHCAAARSGLSPLAGLQWGVNYGTPPDSGLMLWKPLPARKRKVEELLQTGKNLELLREAAIGFVISERLLNHPELRLLNQKATRFLVHRLTTPVYPLVKSSNPQTKLRSLEVAPHHLVIETDSSDPIDLIIHRNDLPGWECKMENKLIPIHTLEDGWMKIQAPAGKNRLSLTYRTPGSLVGTLLTALGTILILAVLLL; encoded by the coding sequence ATGAAGGTAAAGTCAGATGCTGTTGTTGCTCTTTTATTCCTCTTAGTGGCGATTCTCTATCTCAGTTTTTTGATCGGAAATGAACTGATTCTCTGCGCCGGGAACCAGTTTTTTCTGGAACATCCCATGCGATTTGTCTGGTTGTCCCATTTTTTTGCCGGAAATCTTCCCTGGATTAGCAACGCCGTCTCAGGTGGAATTCCGCTTTGGGCAGATCCGAATCTTGCGATCTTCTATCCCGGTAATGTTCTCTACCTGGTACTGCCCCTTGATCAAGCCTGGAATGTATCCCTGATATTTCATCTGTTCTGGGGAGCAGGGGCCATGTACTGGCTATGCCGCAGGGAATTCAGCCTTCCCGTTGCGGCATCGCTGACCGGCGCTTTTACTTTCTTGCTTTCGAGTTCGGCGCTTGGCGCTTTAAATTCAAGTGAAGTATTGATCACTTCAAGCTGGCTGCCCTGGATTCTTGGGCTGGTCTATTCCGGTCTGCAACAGAGCATTCGGAGAACCATGATAGCCTCCGTGGCATTGGCATGCCAGTGGTTGGCCGGCTTCACTTTTGTTCAAGCGTTTACGTTTCTCCTTGTTTGCATCACTCTGGTAATTGTTTATTTGCGTGCCAGAGACCGGATTGTTTTTCTTCGCTTCCTGTTATTGATTGTTTCTACTCTTATGATTGCAGCGATTCAGTGGATTCCGGCGGTGTTGTGGATACCGCATTCCAACGCCGAATTGGGCTTCGCACAGCCGGACTGGAAACTGCTTCCCTATTTCGGTGTGATTTCCGGCTCTCTATTCTTAATAGGATTGCGAGACAGAGTTGTTTGGTGCGCGCTGATTGTGATTCTGGTTGATTGGGTGTTGTTCGGTGGTAGTCCGGTTTTTGCAACCTTTCTTGCAATGGGAGCGGCAATAGGTGCAGCGCAGTTGTTTCGAAAATTTCATACGCCGGTGCTCAAGCTTATTCCGGCTCTGGTGGTGGTGGAGCTTCTGATCGCAAACTTGCAGGTGCCGCAGATGGTTTCTTTATCAAAAATCCGCAAGGTGCCACCTGAAGTGACTCAGATTCCGGAGTTAAGACGATGGAATTTGCATTGTGCCGCAGCGAGGAGCGGATTATCCCCATTGGCAGGGCTTCAATGGGGGGTAAATTATGGTACGCCACCGGACAGTGGATTGATGCTCTGGAAACCGCTGCCGGCAAGAAAGCGAAAAGTCGAGGAGCTTTTACAAACCGGAAAAAATCTCGAGCTTCTGCGTGAGGCAGCAATCGGATTCGTTATTTCCGAGAGGCTCCTGAATCATCCTGAACTGAGATTGTTGAATCAGAAAGCGACAAGATTCTTAGTCCACCGTCTGACGACCCCGGTTTACCCATTGGTAAAATCAAGCAATCCACAAACAAAGCTTCGGTCGCTGGAGGTTGCACCCCATCATCTTGTCATCGAAACGGATTCTTCTGATCCCATTGATTTGATCATCCATCGCAACGATCTGCCAGGTTGGGAATGCAAAATGGAAAACAAATTGATTCCGATACACACTTTGGAAGATGGATGGATGAAAATTCAGGCGCCGGCCGGCAAGAATCGGTTGAGCCTCACTTATCGAACACCCGGCTCACTCGTTGGCACACTGCTGACCGCACTCGGAACAATTTTGATCCTCGCGGTACTGTTACTGTGA